In Hwangdonia lutea, a single window of DNA contains:
- a CDS encoding prolyl oligopeptidase family serine peptidase produces MGKHSKNILILIFIGATNMLTAQHEAMYSKELYISQSDTLQYRMMMPKDFDDSKQYPIILFLHGAGERGSDNKAQLVHGSKLFASDENREKFPAIVIFPQCPKNSYWANARIDRSTNPLKIEFPLDIEPTKPLNLVMQLMDEISAKPYVNKNKIYIGGLSMGGMGTFEMVYRKPQFFAAAISICGAGNPEATKAYAKTTPFWVFHGANDNVVNPLASVNMVEGMLKNGGKPNFTLYANDNHNSWDSAFAEPQFLPWLFSNIKQ; encoded by the coding sequence ATGGGTAAACATTCAAAAAACATTTTAATATTAATTTTTATTGGAGCAACAAATATGTTGACTGCACAACATGAGGCTATGTATTCAAAAGAACTTTATATCAGTCAATCTGATACCTTGCAATATCGCATGATGATGCCAAAGGACTTTGACGATTCCAAGCAATATCCAATCATATTATTTCTTCATGGAGCTGGTGAGCGCGGAAGCGATAATAAGGCACAATTGGTGCATGGCAGTAAATTGTTTGCTTCCGATGAAAACAGAGAAAAATTTCCGGCTATCGTAATTTTTCCGCAATGCCCTAAAAACAGTTATTGGGCAAACGCCCGAATAGATAGGTCCACAAACCCATTAAAAATTGAATTCCCATTAGATATCGAACCCACAAAACCGCTCAACTTGGTTATGCAATTGATGGACGAGATAAGCGCGAAACCCTACGTAAATAAAAACAAAATTTACATTGGTGGCTTGTCTATGGGCGGTATGGGTACTTTCGAAATGGTTTACCGAAAACCACAATTTTTTGCCGCAGCAATTAGTATTTGCGGTGCCGGAAACCCCGAAGCTACCAAAGCTTATGCCAAAACAACACCGTTTTGGGTGTTTCATGGCGCCAACGATAATGTTGTAAATCCACTGGCCTCGGTTAATATGGTTGAAGGCATGCTTAAAAACGGCGGCAAACCAAATTTTACTTTATACGCTAACGATAATCATAATAGTTGGGATTCAGCCTTTGCTGAACCTCAATTTTTACCTTGGCTTTTTTCAAATATAAAACAGTAA
- a CDS encoding alpha/beta hydrolase, translating into MLLFSIISFLWSQNKITYTYAIKGTDTLKLDVHSPENVKPNDSLPVLLWMHGGGFSGGTRDNKHHEQKLAEYVTTKGYIGISISYRLLRKGTETGFGCDCPKTDKLETFKQAAIDYLDAAKFILDNKKKLQVDSSKIIAGGSSAGAEGILNAVYMKSFFVDELEDYKDVNFAGVFSLAGAMVNAEYISKHNALPTVLFHGTDDNLVPFGSAPHHYCTPEKPGYLLLDGSEAIAQKLDDLGVSYYFHKVIGGRHELSSIPFDELDAVFEFFGKTVLQDEIIQTKKIITKKSNQN; encoded by the coding sequence ATGCTATTATTTAGCATAATCAGTTTTCTGTGGTCTCAAAACAAAATCACGTACACCTACGCCATTAAAGGTACAGATACTTTAAAACTGGATGTTCATAGTCCTGAAAATGTTAAACCAAATGATAGTTTACCCGTGTTACTTTGGATGCACGGTGGCGGTTTTTCAGGCGGCACCAGAGACAATAAACATCACGAGCAAAAGCTGGCTGAATATGTTACCACAAAAGGCTATATAGGCATTTCAATATCGTACAGGTTGTTGCGAAAAGGCACCGAGACCGGTTTTGGTTGCGATTGCCCCAAAACCGATAAACTGGAAACTTTTAAGCAAGCGGCCATAGATTATTTGGATGCGGCAAAGTTTATTTTAGATAACAAAAAGAAACTACAAGTTGACTCCTCAAAAATCATAGCAGGTGGCAGTAGTGCTGGTGCGGAAGGCATATTGAACGCAGTATATATGAAATCATTTTTTGTAGATGAATTAGAGGATTATAAAGACGTTAATTTTGCGGGTGTTTTTTCGTTAGCTGGCGCGATGGTAAACGCTGAGTATATTTCTAAGCACAATGCACTACCAACAGTTTTATTCCACGGAACAGACGATAATTTAGTCCCCTTTGGAAGTGCTCCACATCATTATTGCACCCCAGAAAAACCAGGGTATTTATTGTTGGATGGCTCTGAAGCCATTGCTCAAAAATTAGATGATTTAGGAGTGTCATATTATTTTCATAAAGTTATTGGTGGCAGACACGAATTATCGTCCATTCCGTTTGATGAACTGGATGCAGTTTTTGAATTTTTCGGTAAAACCGTGTTGCAGGATGAAATCATTCAAACCAAAAAAATAATTACTAAAAAATCAAACCAAAACTAA
- a CDS encoding glucoamylase family protein, with product MRSWCIIFFILILSCAGNDGPGYQEPYDPNDDDPVVEKLTDTEMMDLVQKETFKYFWDFAETNSGAARERYHPKEPTLNQNVVTTGGTGFGLMSILVGIERGYITNAEGVARLNKILGFFETADRFHGAWPHWINGTNGNVIPFSTKDDGGDLVETAFFAQGLVCVKEYFKNGTTEEKALADKADALWKGIEWDWYTQNQKALFWHWSPNYGFDINLKLRGYNEVLITYILAAASPDYSITKTDYEDGWANNGGIVSSASQYGIPLVLNHAGGSNFGGPLFFSHYSFLGLNPKNLSDQYGNYWNLVVNHTKINRQYCITNPKNYVDYGADCWGLTASYSRNADGSRGYSAHSPSNDKGVMSPTAAISSIPYTPAESLEVMHYLYQNKDKLLGPAGFYDAFSPHYNFWVTDTYLAIDQGPQIIMIENHRTGLLWNLFMQNTDVKNGLDKLGFNY from the coding sequence ATGAGGTCTTGGTGCATAATATTTTTTATTTTGATATTATCCTGTGCAGGGAATGACGGCCCAGGGTATCAAGAACCTTATGACCCTAATGACGACGACCCTGTAGTTGAAAAACTAACAGATACCGAAATGATGGATCTGGTACAAAAAGAAACCTTTAAGTACTTTTGGGATTTTGCCGAAACAAATTCTGGTGCGGCTAGAGAGCGCTACCATCCCAAAGAACCCACATTAAATCAGAATGTTGTAACTACTGGCGGTACGGGTTTTGGTTTGATGAGTATTTTGGTGGGTATTGAAAGAGGCTATATTACCAACGCAGAAGGCGTTGCAAGGCTGAATAAAATATTGGGTTTTTTTGAAACCGCCGACCGTTTTCACGGCGCGTGGCCACACTGGATTAATGGAACCAACGGAAACGTTATTCCGTTTAGTACCAAAGATGACGGCGGCGACCTGGTGGAAACCGCTTTTTTTGCACAAGGATTGGTGTGCGTAAAAGAGTATTTTAAAAACGGAACAACTGAAGAAAAAGCACTGGCCGATAAAGCCGATGCTTTATGGAAAGGCATCGAATGGGATTGGTACACACAAAACCAAAAGGCTTTGTTTTGGCACTGGAGCCCGAATTATGGGTTTGACATCAATTTAAAACTTCGCGGCTATAACGAAGTACTTATTACCTATATATTGGCAGCAGCGTCACCGGATTACAGCATTACCAAAACCGATTATGAAGACGGGTGGGCAAATAACGGTGGCATTGTGTCTTCGGCTTCGCAATACGGTATTCCTTTAGTATTAAATCACGCTGGCGGTTCTAATTTTGGTGGCCCCTTGTTTTTTAGCCATTATTCCTTTTTGGGTTTAAACCCTAAAAACTTAAGCGATCAATACGGTAATTATTGGAATCTTGTTGTGAATCATACTAAAATCAATCGTCAATATTGCATTACCAATCCTAAAAACTATGTAGATTACGGCGCAGACTGTTGGGGTTTAACGGCAAGTTACTCCAGAAATGCCGATGGCTCTAGAGGCTATTCAGCGCACAGTCCATCAAACGATAAAGGTGTTATGTCACCAACGGCAGCCATAAGTTCGATACCCTATACACCGGCAGAATCTTTAGAAGTTATGCATTATCTTTATCAGAACAAAGATAAATTATTGGGGCCGGCAGGTTTTTACGATGCCTTTAGTCCGCATTATAATTTTTGGGTGACCGATACCTATTTAGCTATCGACCAAGGCCCACAAATTATTATGATTGAAAACCACAGAACAGGATTGCTGTGGAATTTATTTATGCAAAACACCGATGTGAAAAACGGACTGGATAAACTAGGATTTAATTATTAA
- a CDS encoding sulfatase family protein, giving the protein MQRILLFVLIVIAFQSCKNEKKDEAIETAKQRPNIVFIMADDHATQAISAYGHPISQLAPTPNIDRIANEGAIFKNNFCTNSICGPSRAVILTGKHSHVNGFRMNGNRFDGSQQTYPKLLQKAGYKTAMFGKWHLHGEPEGFDYWNILQDQGNYYNPNFISVNPKTKKVDTTMVQGYATDIVTEDALRYLDKIKNDEQPFMLMVQHKAPHRNWMPALRHVNKYDAVTFPVPDTYFTNHEGSTASKEQYQTIYRDMYEGHDLKMTKKKGSPELAHNPWKTDFDRMTTEQREAWDKAYQPKNDAFHDANLSGKELDLWKLQRYLQDYLATIAAVDEGVGKILDYLKANNLEDNTIVVYTTDQGFYLGEKGWFDKRFMYEESLAMPMLMKYPKLIKPGTEVTALTQNLDFAQTFLDFAQVDIPEDMQGKSLKPLLINAVEDVDFRDAVYYHYYDFPAFHMVKKMYGIRTDRFKLIHVYDDIDEWELYDLREDPSETNNVIDDEIYSEIEHILRQRLAELQEQYQVTEKEFERASPEAIKRAYKGFERLRGQPMTAYEH; this is encoded by the coding sequence ATGCAGAGAATCCTATTATTTGTGCTTATTGTTATTGCTTTTCAGTCATGTAAAAATGAAAAAAAAGACGAGGCTATTGAAACCGCAAAACAGCGTCCTAATATTGTTTTCATTATGGCAGACGATCATGCAACGCAAGCCATAAGTGCTTACGGGCACCCCATCAGTCAATTGGCACCAACACCGAATATTGATAGGATTGCCAACGAAGGTGCCATTTTTAAAAATAATTTCTGCACCAATTCTATATGTGGCCCAAGTCGTGCTGTAATTCTCACCGGAAAACACAGTCATGTTAACGGGTTTAGAATGAACGGAAACCGTTTTGATGGCAGCCAGCAAACCTATCCAAAGCTCTTGCAAAAAGCGGGTTATAAAACCGCCATGTTTGGCAAATGGCATTTACACGGCGAGCCGGAAGGCTTTGATTATTGGAACATATTACAAGACCAAGGTAATTATTACAACCCTAATTTTATTTCCGTAAATCCTAAAACCAAAAAAGTAGATACTACGATGGTTCAAGGGTATGCCACCGATATTGTTACTGAAGATGCGCTGCGCTATTTAGATAAAATTAAAAACGATGAGCAACCATTTATGCTCATGGTACAGCACAAAGCGCCGCACAGAAATTGGATGCCTGCGTTGCGCCATGTTAATAAATACGATGCGGTTACCTTTCCAGTTCCCGACACTTATTTTACAAATCATGAAGGCTCAACGGCCTCAAAAGAGCAGTATCAAACCATTTATAGGGATATGTACGAAGGCCACGATTTAAAAATGACCAAGAAAAAAGGTAGCCCAGAATTGGCACACAATCCGTGGAAAACAGATTTTGACCGTATGACAACCGAACAACGTGAAGCATGGGACAAGGCCTATCAGCCAAAAAACGATGCGTTTCACGACGCCAATTTATCGGGGAAAGAATTGGATTTATGGAAGCTACAACGCTATCTGCAAGATTATTTGGCTACCATTGCCGCAGTTGATGAAGGTGTTGGAAAAATTTTGGATTACTTAAAAGCAAATAATTTAGAAGACAATACCATTGTAGTTTACACCACCGACCAAGGATTTTATTTAGGTGAAAAAGGCTGGTTCGATAAACGTTTTATGTACGAAGAATCCTTGGCAATGCCTATGTTAATGAAATATCCGAAGCTTATAAAACCGGGAACCGAAGTTACGGCATTAACACAAAACCTTGATTTTGCCCAAACTTTTTTAGATTTTGCACAAGTGGATATTCCAGAAGATATGCAAGGAAAATCTTTAAAGCCATTATTGATCAACGCTGTTGAAGATGTCGATTTTAGAGATGCTGTATACTACCACTACTATGATTTTCCTGCCTTTCACATGGTTAAAAAGATGTACGGAATAAGAACCGATCGCTTTAAGTTGATTCACGTTTATGATGATATTGACGAATGGGAGCTGTACGATTTAAGAGAAGACCCATCGGAAACCAATAACGTTATCGATGATGAAATTTATAGCGAAATTGAACATATTTTGCGACAGCGATTAGCTGAACTACAAGAGCAGTATCAAGTTACCGAAAAAGAATTTGAACGCGCCAGTCCGGAAGCCATCAAACGCGCCTATAAAGGTTTTGAACGATTAAGAGGCCAGCCTATGACAGCTTATGAGCATTAA
- a CDS encoding family 43 glycosylhydrolase, with amino-acid sequence MKLLKKSNIIVCLISLVCFQSCKEATSNPEKTLENQTSKSSKETLKTYCNPLDIDYTYMVYNSSKNKSYRSGADPAVIEFRGEYYMFVTRSFGYWHSQDLVDWKFIKPKQWFFEGSNAPTAFNYKDSLVYFAGNPAGYGSILYTDDPKKGTWTPTASISKNIQDSELFIDDDGKTYLYWGSSNVHPIRVKMLNKDDRFLETGVRKELINLNEEEHGWERFGENNFHPTLKEGYMEGASMTKHNGKYYLQYAAPGTQFNVYADGAYVGDTPLGPFRYMKNNPMSFKPGGFTNGAGHGITVKQTNGQYWHFATMALASNAQWERRLCMFPTYFDDEGLMYSITDYGDYPRYAPNHPTKAGQHNGWMLLSYKGNVTVSSSLMQIMKFTSNDDDVKITELPTEKDAEGHITSKVLTDENPKTFWVAEANNDKQWITIEMKKPGNIHAIQLNFHDHESGIYTRVEGLKHRFTIETSEDGENWQKVVDRSKSNIDAPNAYIVLEKPVNAKYVRYNNVEVPGANFAMSEIRVFGLGLGEKPAEVKGFEIKRQKDRRDASFSWDPVNGAQGYNIRWGIAPNKLYQSWQIYDTNEHFMRNLDRDTPYYFTIEAFNENGISERSEVLFIE; translated from the coding sequence ATGAAATTATTAAAAAAATCAAATATAATTGTGTGTTTAATAAGTTTGGTTTGTTTTCAATCTTGTAAAGAAGCTACATCAAATCCAGAAAAAACCCTCGAAAATCAAACATCAAAATCATCAAAAGAAACCCTTAAAACTTATTGTAATCCTTTGGATATAGACTACACCTATATGGTTTACAATTCAAGCAAAAACAAATCGTATCGTTCAGGAGCTGACCCCGCTGTTATTGAGTTTCGGGGCGAATATTATATGTTCGTTACACGTTCCTTTGGCTATTGGCATTCCCAAGATCTTGTAGACTGGAAGTTTATAAAACCAAAGCAATGGTTTTTTGAAGGAAGCAATGCACCTACGGCATTCAATTACAAAGATTCGCTGGTTTACTTTGCAGGAAATCCTGCTGGTTATGGGAGTATTCTTTATACAGACGACCCGAAAAAGGGAACTTGGACACCAACTGCTTCCATTTCTAAAAACATTCAGGATTCGGAATTATTTATTGATGATGACGGCAAAACATATCTCTATTGGGGCTCATCAAACGTGCACCCAATCCGCGTAAAAATGCTGAATAAAGACGACCGTTTTTTGGAAACTGGCGTGAGAAAAGAATTGATTAACCTTAATGAAGAAGAACACGGATGGGAACGATTTGGCGAAAACAATTTCCACCCAACTTTAAAGGAAGGTTACATGGAAGGGGCATCCATGACAAAGCACAACGGGAAATACTATTTGCAATATGCCGCTCCGGGAACGCAGTTTAATGTGTATGCCGATGGTGCCTATGTTGGAGACACGCCACTTGGTCCTTTTAGGTATATGAAAAATAACCCCATGAGTTTTAAACCAGGTGGATTTACCAATGGTGCGGGACATGGCATTACTGTAAAACAAACCAATGGGCAGTACTGGCATTTTGCTACTATGGCGCTGGCGTCTAATGCGCAATGGGAACGTCGTTTATGTATGTTTCCAACCTATTTTGATGATGAAGGGTTGATGTATTCCATTACCGATTATGGAGACTACCCAAGGTATGCGCCCAATCACCCCACAAAAGCAGGTCAACATAATGGTTGGATGTTATTGTCGTATAAAGGAAATGTTACGGTGTCGTCGTCGTTAATGCAAATTATGAAATTTACGTCTAATGATGATGACGTAAAAATAACGGAATTACCTACTGAAAAAGATGCCGAAGGGCATATTACATCCAAAGTTTTAACCGATGAAAATCCGAAAACATTTTGGGTGGCTGAGGCTAATAACGACAAACAATGGATTACTATTGAAATGAAAAAACCCGGGAACATCCACGCTATTCAACTAAATTTTCATGACCACGAATCGGGAATTTACACGCGCGTAGAAGGATTGAAACATCGTTTTACTATTGAAACTTCCGAGGATGGTGAAAATTGGCAAAAGGTAGTAGACAGAAGCAAAAGCAACATAGATGCGCCTAACGCCTATATTGTTTTAGAAAAACCCGTTAATGCGAAGTATGTACGTTATAACAACGTTGAAGTACCCGGTGCAAACTTTGCTATGTCCGAGATTAGAGTCTTCGGATTGGGTTTAGGCGAAAAACCAGCTGAGGTTAAAGGCTTTGAAATTAAAAGGCAAAAAGACCGTAGAGATGCCTCATTTTCATGGGATCCTGTTAACGGCGCACAAGGCTATAACATCCGTTGGGGCATTGCTCCAAACAAACTTTACCAGTCGTGGCAGATTTACGATACCAATGAACATTTTATGCGTAATTTAGACCGAGATACCCCTTATTATTTTACGATTGAAGCATTCAACGAAAACGGAATTTCAGAAAGAAGTGAGGTGTTGTTTATAGAATAA
- a CDS encoding glycoside hydrolase family 3 N-terminal domain-containing protein — protein MKTLTKTMLFIGIISLFLLGCNTSEDKKNNSTTETVFDAKVDSLMSLMTLQEKVGQMVMYSGSGAITGPTVNTNFRTYIKEANVGAMLNVYSAKATRDLQKLAVENTRLGIPLLFGYDVIHGFKTIFPINLGLAASWDLEDIEKGSRIAAEEASAVGIHWTFAPMVDIARDPRWGRISEGMGEDVYLASKITRAYVRGFQGDDLSKTNTILACAKHFVGYGAAQAGRDYHTVNMGEEELRNVYLPPFKAAVDEGVETFMTAFNEINGVPATANKFIFNDILRDEWGFNGFVVTDYTAINELVPHGFAKDEKHATKLAIEAGIDQDMMSSANRLYLEELVNEGEVDVALVNEACRRILLAKFKLGLFDDPYKYCDEQREKETIYKPEFLEAARHSAAISSVLLKNDEKALPLTSEKTIALIGPLAKDKENILGNWGAAGDRRGKAISVHQGIQEYVADAKINYAKGCEIEGDDESGFNEAVNVARQSDIVVMVMGEDYDMSGEAASRTNIKLPGSQTKLIKRIREAVPNKKIVLVLMNGRPLDLSEEDTLADAILETWFPGTMGGNGVADVLFGTYNPSGKLTVTFPRNVGQVPIYYNMKNTGRPIPANNPKEDYKSNYLDVPNTPLYPFGHGLSYTTFEYSNFKMSTETIGFSDTLKASATITNTGDYDGHEVVQLYVHDKVGSITRPVKELKGFEKIFLKKGESKTVSFDVTAEDLKFFNHEKFTVEPGEFEIAIKGSSDFDFEHTFTLE, from the coding sequence ATGAAAACACTAACCAAAACAATGCTTTTTATAGGAATCATTTCTTTGTTCCTTTTAGGATGCAATACTTCAGAAGACAAAAAAAACAATTCAACTACAGAAACCGTATTTGACGCTAAGGTCGATTCTTTAATGAGCTTAATGACTTTACAAGAAAAAGTCGGTCAAATGGTTATGTACAGTGGTAGTGGCGCAATTACGGGACCAACGGTAAATACAAATTTCAGAACCTATATTAAAGAAGCCAATGTGGGTGCGATGCTGAATGTATATTCGGCAAAAGCCACAAGAGATTTACAAAAACTGGCAGTTGAAAATACCCGTTTGGGCATTCCGTTGTTGTTTGGCTACGATGTCATCCACGGTTTTAAAACCATATTTCCCATCAATTTAGGATTGGCTGCCAGTTGGGATTTAGAGGATATTGAAAAAGGTTCGCGCATTGCCGCCGAAGAAGCTTCGGCCGTTGGGATCCATTGGACCTTTGCACCCATGGTTGATATCGCCAGAGACCCACGTTGGGGGCGCATTTCAGAAGGCATGGGAGAAGATGTGTACTTAGCAAGCAAGATAACTAGGGCTTATGTTAGGGGTTTTCAGGGTGACGATCTTTCCAAAACCAACACCATTTTGGCCTGTGCAAAGCACTTTGTAGGCTATGGCGCAGCCCAAGCCGGAAGGGATTATCATACGGTAAATATGGGAGAGGAAGAGCTTAGAAATGTTTATTTGCCGCCTTTTAAAGCCGCTGTTGATGAAGGCGTAGAAACCTTTATGACGGCTTTTAACGAAATTAACGGCGTTCCTGCAACGGCAAATAAATTCATTTTTAATGATATTTTGAGAGACGAATGGGGTTTTAACGGATTTGTAGTAACCGATTATACGGCCATTAATGAGTTGGTGCCACACGGTTTTGCCAAAGATGAAAAACACGCCACAAAGTTGGCCATTGAAGCGGGCATAGACCAAGATATGATGAGTAGTGCAAACAGACTTTATTTAGAGGAATTGGTTAATGAAGGCGAAGTGGATGTTGCATTGGTAAACGAAGCTTGCCGAAGAATTCTGTTGGCAAAATTTAAATTGGGCTTGTTTGACGACCCTTATAAATATTGTGATGAGCAACGTGAAAAAGAAACCATTTATAAGCCCGAGTTTTTAGAAGCGGCGAGACATTCGGCGGCCATATCGTCGGTGTTGCTTAAAAATGATGAAAAAGCGTTACCATTAACGTCAGAAAAAACAATAGCCTTAATCGGCCCTTTAGCAAAAGACAAAGAAAATATTTTAGGTAATTGGGGGGCAGCAGGCGACCGCAGAGGAAAAGCCATAAGTGTACATCAAGGCATTCAAGAGTATGTTGCCGATGCTAAAATAAACTATGCCAAAGGTTGCGAAATTGAAGGTGATGACGAAAGCGGATTTAACGAGGCCGTTAATGTGGCAAGACAATCAGATATCGTGGTGATGGTTATGGGCGAGGATTACGATATGAGTGGTGAAGCCGCCAGCAGGACCAACATCAAACTACCCGGTAGCCAAACCAAATTGATAAAGCGTATTCGCGAAGCTGTTCCAAACAAAAAAATCGTGTTGGTTTTAATGAATGGCCGTCCACTAGATTTATCAGAAGAAGATACCTTGGCCGATGCCATTTTAGAAACTTGGTTCCCAGGCACTATGGGTGGTAACGGTGTAGCCGATGTGTTGTTTGGTACATACAACCCATCGGGGAAACTAACCGTAACCTTTCCTAGGAATGTGGGGCAAGTGCCCATTTATTATAATATGAAAAATACGGGCAGACCCATTCCTGCAAACAATCCAAAAGAAGATTACAAATCCAATTACTTAGATGTGCCAAATACACCGCTTTACCCTTTTGGGCACGGATTGAGTTATACCACTTTTGAGTATTCAAATTTTAAAATGTCGACGGAAACTATAGGTTTTTCAGACACTTTAAAGGCATCGGCAACCATTACAAATACAGGTGATTACGATGGGCACGAAGTGGTGCAGCTTTACGTTCACGATAAAGTGGGAAGCATAACCAGACCAGTAAAAGAACTTAAAGGCTTCGAAAAAATATTCCTTAAAAAAGGAGAAAGTAAAACAGTAAGTTTTGATGTAACTGCTGAAGATTTAAAATTTTTCAACCACGAAAAATTTACGGTAGAGCCCGGTGAATTTGAAATTGCCATTAAAGGCTCTTCGGATTTCGATTTTGAACACACATTCACTTTAGAATGA
- a CDS encoding glucoamylase family protein — MTFFRKNITFLISFLLLFFSFSCKNNNKNVETTTTSVNNIWLDDDALLDTIQKQTINYFWEGAEPNSGLARERLHIDGVYPTSPKHTVTTGGSGFGLMAILVGVERGYIAKEEAFLRFEKIVDFLEKADRFHGAWPHWLDGQTGKAMPFSKKDNGGDLVETAFLVQGLLTVAEYFKDGNKKEQVLVAKIDKLWREVEWDWYTKNGEDVLYWHWSPEFGWEMDFPVGGYNECLIMYVLAASSPTHPIEPSVYHKGWAKNGDIVSNEKFYDEDLILNYYEHNKAPVGPMFWAHYSYLGLNPKGLSDKYADYWNLVQNQAKIHYKYAVDNPKNYKGYGDSLWGLTSSYSVKGYKGHRPGNDFGVISPTAALSSFPYTPKESMQMLKKMYKDHDSLIGKYGPYDAFSLEHNWYLPRYLAIDQGPIPVMIENYRSEMLWDLFMKNTDVQSGLDKLGFKYNKP; from the coding sequence ATGACCTTTTTTCGTAAAAACATTACTTTTCTAATATCTTTTTTGCTGTTGTTTTTCAGCTTCAGTTGCAAAAACAACAACAAAAACGTTGAAACGACAACTACTTCGGTAAACAATATATGGTTAGATGACGACGCTTTGTTAGACACGATTCAAAAGCAAACCATCAATTATTTTTGGGAAGGCGCAGAACCCAATTCCGGTCTCGCCCGCGAGCGTTTGCATATTGACGGTGTTTACCCAACATCGCCCAAACACACTGTTACAACTGGCGGAAGTGGCTTTGGCCTAATGGCCATATTGGTAGGTGTTGAAAGAGGGTATATTGCCAAGGAAGAGGCCTTTTTACGATTTGAGAAAATAGTAGATTTTCTTGAAAAAGCAGATCGATTCCACGGCGCATGGCCACATTGGTTGGATGGACAAACGGGTAAAGCAATGCCATTCAGTAAAAAAGACAATGGCGGCGATTTGGTTGAAACCGCATTTTTGGTACAAGGTCTGCTCACGGTAGCCGAATATTTTAAAGATGGCAATAAAAAAGAACAGGTCCTTGTTGCCAAAATCGATAAACTTTGGCGCGAAGTAGAATGGGATTGGTACACCAAAAACGGCGAAGATGTGCTGTATTGGCATTGGTCTCCAGAATTTGGTTGGGAGATGGATTTTCCAGTTGGCGGCTACAACGAATGTTTAATCATGTATGTTTTGGCGGCCTCATCGCCAACGCATCCTATAGAACCCTCGGTTTATCATAAAGGATGGGCTAAAAATGGTGACATTGTATCAAACGAAAAATTTTACGACGAAGATTTGATTCTAAATTATTACGAGCACAACAAAGCTCCTGTTGGCCCCATGTTTTGGGCACATTATTCTTATTTGGGGTTAAATCCAAAAGGGCTATCGGATAAGTATGCTGATTATTGGAACCTGGTGCAAAATCAAGCTAAAATCCATTATAAATACGCGGTCGATAATCCTAAAAATTATAAGGGTTATGGAGATAGCTTATGGGGACTAACCTCAAGCTATTCGGTAAAAGGCTACAAAGGACACAGACCTGGTAACGACTTTGGGGTTATCTCGCCAACGGCGGCTTTATCGTCGTTCCCCTATACGCCTAAAGAAAGTATGCAAATGCTAAAAAAAATGTACAAAGACCACGATTCCTTAATAGGAAAATATGGCCCTTACGATGCCTTTAGCTTAGAGCACAATTGGTATTTGCCGCGTTATTTGGCCATAGACCAAGGCCCAATTCCGGTAATGATAGAAAATTACCGCTCCGAGATGCTATGGGATTTATTTATGAAAAATACTGATGTCCAATCTGGGCTCGATAAACTCGGATTCAAATATAACAAACCATGA